Genomic DNA from Melioribacteraceae bacterium 4301-Me:
ATTAGTGTTAATATCGGAAATCCACTCATCATCAGTTACCTATTTTTATAAACTTTTAATTTGTTATCAAAACGGCTTAAAAATTAGCAGAAGTATAATTATTGAAAAAACTATAAAAACAATATATGTCTGCACTTTTCCTGTCTGCATTCTTTTGAATGATAATCCAATAAAACCGCTAAAAAAAGCTGAGAAGTTAACTAATCCGTCAACTACGTAAGTATCGAACAAGCCACTTAATTTAGAAGTTAACTTAGTCAAATAGCCAGCACCATTTACTATGCCATCGACAATAACGTTATCAATCCAGGCTAATATTTTACTCAAACCAATTGTACCAGCAACTGCTGTTGCATGGTATATTTCATCAAGATACCATTTATTAAGCGATAAATTGTATAAAGGTTTTAAGTTTTCAGCTAATTTATCTGCATCAATCTTTTTCCACTGATACATAGTATATGCTAAAAGGATGCCTAATCCAGCAAGGACAAGAGACAACAGCATAGTTGGAAAATGTGCCCAGTGCAGAGTTTCAGTGTATATTTCAGAATGAATAAATTCTTTGGCAGGTATGACGTGATTTCCTGCGGTTTCAATCATAAAGCTAAACTGTGAATTAGCTGGAGCTACAGTATGTGGTGTTTTAATCCATGATAAAAACCAGCCGGCCTCTGGAGATAAAGGATTTGGTGTATACCAAATAAATATTGACAGAACAGCCAAAACAACTAAGGGTGCTGCCATTACAAATTTTGATTCATGGGCGTGTTCATATTTTTCCAGGTTGCGCGGTTTACCATGAAATGTAATTATTACGAGTCGAAACATATAAAAAGCTGTCATCAGAGCGACAAGGAAACCGAAAGCAGGGATGAGCCAATGTCCTGTTAATTTACCAAATGCAAGAGTACCTGCCAGGATTCCATCTTTACTTAAAAATCCAGACGTCAGTGGAATTCCCGAAATTGCCAATGAAGAAATTAAAAAAGTAGCATAAGTCAATGGCATTTTTTTTCGTAAGCCGCCCATCTGGCGAATGTCTTGTTCATGATGCATAGCATGAATTACTGAGCCTGACCCCAAAAATAAATTTGCTTTAAAAAAAGCATGAGTAACAAGATGAAAGAAAGCAAATGCA
This window encodes:
- the nuoL gene encoding NADH-quinone oxidoreductase subunit L; this translates as MNEHTIILLSVISLFIPLAGFAITLFSGKKFPKVYWFEVAITGIGLLISIIVCFIKLNYYDDQNIISAFQWFAIGASNSPTRYFVELGIKIDNVAALMMLVVYIISFLVHLFSVEYMHGDKRYNRYFAYLGIFTFSMLGIVLTHNFLMMYIFWELVGLSSYLLIGFWFEKKSASDAAKKAFLVNRIGDIGMFIGILILFFNYKTFTFDTIFNQISSGHLPFNSTAWLTAAGILVFMGAVGKSAQFPLHVWLPDAMEGPTPVSALIHAATMVAAGVYLLVRIFVMLTADAMLTIAVVGAFTSFISATIALTQNDIKKVLAYSTVSQLGYMVMSVGVGAYAFAFFHLVTHAFFKANLFLGSGSVIHAMHHEQDIRQMGGLRKKMPLTYATFLISSLAISGIPLTSGFLSKDGILAGTLAFGKLTGHWLIPAFGFLVALMTAFYMFRLVIITFHGKPRNLEKYEHAHESKFVMAAPLVVLAVLSIFIWYTPNPLSPEAGWFLSWIKTPHTVAPANSQFSFMIETAGNHVIPAKEFIHSEIYTETLHWAHFPTMLLSLVLAGLGILLAYTMYQWKKIDADKLAENLKPLYNLSLNKWYLDEIYHATAVAGTIGLSKILAWIDNVIVDGIVNGAGYLTKLTSKLSGLFDTYVVDGLVNFSAFFSGFIGLSFKRMQTGKVQTYIVFIVFSIIILLLIFKPF